The Pseudoalteromonas translucida KMM 520 genome segment AGGCGAAAGTAATTATATAAGTTGCTTTATATGAATTGTTTTTAACGCAGTGAGTAAATATTTTTAGCTAAAATGTTCGTGTTTTTAATAAGGTTAGTATTATACAAAAGAGATAACACTATGAGCTTACACTCTTCTGCCCAATTTGATCCTATTTTAGTTGCCGACATTGGTGGTACCAATGCGCGTTTTGCACTAATTACTGCCTTCGATGCAGTAAAAAACGAATTTGTTATAGAATATAATCATACCTTTCCTAGCGCCGATTTTGGCTCGTTACAAAATGCAACACGCCATTATTTATCAACTGTGCCTCATATTAAACCTGTGCGCGCGTGTTTGGCGGTGGCAGGCCCTATAAAAGCAGGGCAGGTTCATCTTACTAATTTAGGTTGGCATTTTAGCGTTAGTGAGTTTAAACAGGCTTTTTCTTTTTCGCAGCTTGAAATTATTAACGACTTTGCTGCATTTGCCTACGCAGCCCCTTATTTAGATAGCAAGCAAAATGTGGTTATTAAAGCAGGCCAAGCCGATGAAAACTCTAACATTGCTGTTATGGGGCCAGGTACCGGATTTGGTGCAGCTTGCCTAGTTAGAACAGCGCAGTCTAGTGCGGTGCTTAGCTCTGAAGGCGGGCATATTTCACTGGCTGCCGTTACCGATTTAGATGCAAAGTTACTTATAGAATTACGCAAAGACCATCCACATGTGTCTTTAGAAACTGTTTTTTCAGGCCCGGGTATTGCCCATTTGTATAAAGCGATGGCGGCGGTTAATGGTATTACTGCTAAGCATTTGGATGCCGCGCAAATTAGTAATTTAGCCAATACCGGCGAGTGTGAAGTGTGTGATGCAACGCTAAACCAGTTTTGTGACTGGCTTGGTAGTGCCGCAGGCGATTTAGCATTAGCTTATGGTGCGTTGGGCGGTTTATTTATTGGCGGTGGTATATTGCCACGCATGCAATCGCGCTTGTTAGAGAGTCGTTTTGTTGAACGTTTTTCACAAAAAGGTATTATGTCGCAATATAACGGGCAAGTTCCTGTTACGCTAGTAACCCAAGATAATATACCTTTGATTGGCGCTGCGGCGTGTTTGCATAATAGTAAGCAGGAATAATGCTGCTGGTATTTGGAAGTAAATAGATGAAAAAAGTCACCATAAATAGTGTAGCGAGTTATGCGGGGGTTTCTAAAAAAACAGTCTCTCGGGTGTTAAATAACGAGCCAAATGTAAGTGCAGCTACCCGCGAAAAGGTACTTAAAGTATTTAAAGAGCTTGATTATACGCCTAATCCTATTGCCCGTGGTCTTGCTCAAAATCGCAGTTTTATTATTGGTTGTATTTACGATAATCCAAGTAAAAGTTATATTACCCGCGTGCAAACAGGCGCATTAGCTGCCTGCCAAGAAAACAATTACAATTTATTAATACATCCTTGTGAGCTGCGCGGCGAAGCACTAATTAATAATATTGATCAGTTACTGCAGTCATCACGCTTAGATGGCATTGTATTAACGCCGCCTTTTTCGGACTTTGCTGAACTAGTTGATTTTTTAAAATCGAAACAAATACCTTATGCGCGCGTTGCCTCTGCAGTACTTGAAGATGATTCTATTTCGGTGCGTAGCAATGACGAGCAAGGAGCATTTGAAATAACCGAGCATTTAATTACACTGGGTCATAAATCAATTGCTTTTATTAAAGGTCATCCCGATCACAGTGCTACTGAGCAGCGTTTTAAAGGCTACCGACGTGCGTTAGCAAGCCATGGTATTGAATTTGAAGAGCGTTTAGTAGAAGAGGGTAACTTTAGTTATCATTCAGGGGTAGACAGCGCCCGTAGTATTTTAGATTTATCGCCACGGCCAACCGCAGTATTTGCTTCAAACGATTACATGGCAGCCGCCGCACTTAAATTAGCAACTCAACGCAGCTTACGTGTGCCCGATGATATTTCAATTGCTGGTTTTGATAACGCGCCTATAGCACGCCACATTTGGCCTGGGCTAACCACCATAGCGCAGCCAGTTGAAGAAATGACCAAACAAGCAGTTACTCAGCTTATTGCTCATATTATTCAGCCACAAGAGGTTGCGTATCAGGTGACCTTAGAGGCGCGTTTAATTACTCGCGAGTCGACGGCGCAGGTTAAATAAACTCAATTTAAAACAAATGTTTACAGTAGCCCGAATGTGCACAAAGCATATTCGGGCTTTTTGTTGGCTGTTGTTAAATATAACGATGCCGTACAACATTATTAAATGACTATTTATAAAAAATAGTTGGCTATGTTAAAAAAAGTGACTATTTTTATTAGACAGGGTTGACACCGGTGTCATGGTCGTGCGTTAATACAGTGACACCGGTGTCAGGGTGGTTGTGAGAGGCCCTCTGATAAGGTACCTTTGAACGGGTAAGCCAAAGATGCTCAGTGCAATTAATTACGTGGAGTCTTTAATTGCCACTGAGCCTTTATCCTCTAACGAATAGAGCTGAGTTTAATTATGTTGCATCCACGAATTCAAGAAGTCACCGAACGTATCATTACGCGCAGTAAAGCAACCCGCCAAGCTTATTTAGATCGCATTTCGCACGCAAAAAAACAAACAAGAGTTCGTGCTGGATTAGGTTGCGGTAATATTGCCCACGTTATGGCTGCGTGTAGCACCGATGATAAAGCGCGTTTAAAAGCCGATGAGCAACCAAACCTTGCAATTATCAATTCATATAACGATATGCTTTCGGCACATGTGCCTTATAAAGATTACCCAGATTTAATTAAAAGCATTGCTACTAAATACGACGCTACAGCCCAAGTGGCAGGCGGCGTACCAGCAATGTGTGATGGCGTTACGCAAGGGCGTGATGGCATGGAATTATCACTTTTTTCACGCGATGTAATTGCTATGTCTACGGCAATATCGTTATCGCACGATGTGTTTGATGGCGTTTTTTGTTTAGGCGTATGCGACAAAATAGTCCCAGGGTTATTAATTGGCGCACTGTCGTTTGGCCATTTACCGGTGTTCTTTTTACCGGCAGGACCAATGCAGTCAGGCATTCCAAATAAAGAAAAAGCCCGTATTCGTCAAAAGTTTGCGCAAGGTTTAGTAAGCCGCGAAGACTTGCTAGAAGCCGAAAGCGCGTCTTACCACAGTGCTGGTACCTGTACTTTTTACGGTACTGCTAACTCTAATCAAATGTTAATGGAAATAATGGGCTTGCACCTTCCGGGTAGCTCGTTTATTAACCCATATACAGAGCTTCGCGATGGTTTAACCGGTAATGCGGTAGAAACCATGCTTAAGCAATTAACCGACGATAAAGACAGCCCGTGTTTGGCAGACGTGATCAGCGAAAAAACCATAGTAAATGGTTTAGTTGGTTTGCTATCTACCGGTGGCTCTACTAACCACGCCATCCACATTGTGGCTATTGCCAAAGCGGCAGGTATTCAAATAACGTGGAAAGATATGTCTGATTTATCAGCTGAGGTTCCACTATTAACGCGTATTTACCCTAATGGTTCTGCTGATGTAAATCATTTTCAAGCAGCCGGTGGTATGGGCTTTTTAATGCGTGAACTTGCCAGCGCAGGCTACTTACATATCGACGTTAAAACTATGCTAGGCGATGGTTTAGCACCCTACATGACCGAGCCTCGTCTTGATAAAGACAATAGCTTAATAATGAGTGATGCAACCGGCCCGAGCAAAATTAAATGGGTAGCTTGCCCTGATAACTCACACGATGAAGATGTACTTCGCCCAGTGAGTAATCCGTTTAGTAAGCAAGGTGGTTTACAACTGCTTACAGGTAACTTAGGCAAAGCGGTTATTAAAGTATCGGCAGTAGCAATTGAACACCAAGTAGTTACCGCCCCAGCTAAAGTATTTAGCTCGCAAGGTGAATTACAAGATGCTTATAGCCGCGGCGAACTAAACCAAGACTTTATTGCAGTGCTAAAAGAGCAAGGCCCTAAAGCTAAAGGTATGCCAGAGCTACATAAATTAACGCCTGTAATGGCAACGCTACAAGATCAAGGCTTTAAAGTGGCTATTGTAACTGACGGTCGTATGTCGGGCGCATCGGGTAAAGTACCTGCGGCGATTCACTTAGCGCCAGAGGCAGTTGAAGGCGGCATAATTGCTAAAATTCATGAAGGTGATTTAGTTACTTTAGATGCGCCAAACGGCATATTAAAAGTACATGTTAGCGATGAAGAGCTTGCTAAACGTGAACTGCAATTAAGCCTACCAAGCTTAACCTTTGGTACAGGCCGAGAGTTATTTACCGGATTTAGAAATATCGTAAGTAGCGCCGATTTAGGTGCGAGTGCTTTCGGAATTGAAGAATAGTCAGCCATTGTGGGTAATGAGGAACACGTAATGAGTATTGAAAAAATATTAGCATCGGCGCCAGTTGTGCCAGTAGTGGTAATCGAAAAATTAGAAGATGCAGCGCCACTTGCTAGAGCCTTATATAACGGTGGCTTAAAAGCGCTGGAAATTACTTTGCGCACGCCCATTGCGGCAGAAGCAGTAAAACTAATGAAAGCAGCCGTACCTGAGGCCTATGTAGGCACAGGCACGGTAGTTGATAAAGCCAGCTTTGATGCTTCACTAGCTGCAGGCGCTGACTTTATGGTAAGCCCAGGGGTTAGTGACGAGCTACTTGAACTGATAAAAACCAGCGACATTCCGTTTTTACCAGGCGCTGCTACGCCAAGCGAAGTTATGAAACTAGCGTCGCACGGTTTTAAGTATTTAAAGTTTTTTCCGGCAGAAGCAGCAGGCGGAACCGCCATGCTTAAATCAATCGGTGGGCCATTACCCGATATTACTTTTTGCCCAACGGGCGGCATAACGCTCGCTACTGCACCTAACTACTTAGCACTAAATAATGTTATTTGTGTTGGTGGTACGTGGATGTTAGATAAACAACTAATTGAAAATAAAGACTGGCAAGCTATTGAAGCGCTTGCTCGACAAGCTTGTGAAGTAAATAGGAGTCAAAAATGATTAACGTAGCAATTAATGGCTATGGCCGTATAGGTCGCAATGTATTGCGTGCACTTTACGAGTCGGCACAAAATAATGAGATTAAAATTGTTGCAATTAACGATTTAGCCCCAGCTAATGTTAATGCTCATCTTACGCAATTTGACTCAGTACATGGACAATTTTCTCATAAAGTAACGCTAGCCGATAACACTATGCTAATTGGCGACGATGTTATTACTTTAACGCAAGAGCGCGACCCAGCAAATTTACCGTGGAAAGCACTCGATGTTGATATTGTTTTAGAGTGTACCGGTTTGTTTACTACGCGCGAAGCAGCCGCTAAGCATATTACTGCTGGCGCTAAAAAAGTAATTGTTTCGGCGCCGGGCAAAGATATGGATGCAACCGTAGTGCATGGCGTTAACAGCGAAGTACTTAATGCACAAAGCCAAATTATTTCAAACGCTTCGTGTACTACTAACTGTTTAGCACCGATTGCTAAAGCAATTAACGACACGGTAGGCATTGAGCAAGGTAGCATGACCACTATTCATGCATATACCAACGATCAAAACTTATCGGATGTATATCATCCTGATCTATACCGTGCACGTAGTGCAACGCAGTCGATGATCCCAACTAAAACCGGTGCAGCTGCAGCTGTTGGTTTAGTGCTACCAGAACTTGCAGGCAAGTTAGATGGTATGTCGGTACGTGTGCCTACAATTAACGTATCTTTGGTTGATTTTACGTTTATTGCTAAGCGCGATACCAGCATTGAAGAAATTAATGCAATTATGAAAGAAGCGTCAACGGGCTCAATGAAAGACATTTTACAATATAATGAGCTGCCACTTGTTTCTATTGATTTTAACCATAACCCAGCGTCTTGTGTGTTTGATTCAACGCAAACCAGAGCGAATGGTAAATTGGTTAAAGTAATGGCTTGGTACGATAACGAATGGGGTTTTTCAAACCGCATGTTAGATCAAGTTAAAGCGTTAGGTAAGTTTTTTTAATCTGTGAGTAAATAACATTATTTACGTTAAAAACCACGCATTGCGTGGTTTTTTTGTGCCATTTATAAATTTACGACGTTTTATAACTGTGTAGTTAGCTGTGTGCTTAACTGCGAAAGTGTGGGGCGCTGTATAATATCAGTTGTCATGCATTGCTTAGCTAGTTGCGCAAGCTTCACGGCTATTGCATTATTGTCGCTGCAAACACTCAGTAAATCATCAATTAAACAACCTAGCGCGCGTACTTCAATTAATTGCATTTGCTGGCGCTGATATTCACTCAACATAGCTAAATTAGTTGCTGCACCAAAATCGCCAAATAACACATTTGCGTCTTGGTTTACCATAGTGTTATGCGCATACACATCGCCATGGCTTACTTTATTTGCATGCAAATGCTGTAGGGTACTGGCCATTTGTTGCACAATTTTATAAATAGCTTGGCTACTATAATTACAGCCATCTGCGAAGGTGTCGCGAGTGCACGTTTGTAAACTTGGCGGTAATCCTAAATTGCTAAAGCTATTATCTATTAGCTCCATTACTAAACCAAGTTGCTTGTCTTGCTCTATATAGGCAAGTACCTTAATTAAATTGGCATGTTCATTTGCCTGTAAGCAGCAATTAACTTCATCAAGCGGATAACCATCGCTGGTTATTGCGCCTTTAAACAACTTAATAGCTACCGCTTTATCTGCTGCTTTTGCAAGGTGAATAACGCCAGAGGCGCCTTGGCCAATAACCTGCTGTAATGTGTAATCACTAAGTGGCTTATTCTCTAAACTACTTTTGGTTAGGCACTGCGCTTTATTAAAGGTGTTACCAGCAAAGGCGAGCCAAGTAAGTTTTGGTAATTCAAATAACCAGTTATCTAGGTGCGTTAAGTTATTGGCAGATAAGCGCACTAATTCTAAGTTTGTACACTGCTGCATACTGCTTGGCAAAGTGTGTAACCGGTTACCCGCTAAAGCAAGTTTGCGCAGCTGTTTAAGCTCGCCGAATGACTCGGGTAATTGCTCAATACGGTTGTCGGTTAATATTAACCACTGTGTTGTAAGCGGCAGGCTATGCTGGGCAAACTCACTAATTTGATTGCCTTTAAAAGCGATCATAATAAGTGCTGGGCATTGCGCTAAAACAGCAGGTATATGCTTAAACTGATTAAACGATAAAAACACCCGTTTAAGGCGGGTTAAACTGGCAAACTCTGCGGGTAAATCACTCAGGTTATTATTAGATAAGTCGAGTACTTCTAGGGTGTCGGCAAGGGTAAAAATTTCTTTTGGGAAATCAGTGAGGTCTTCCACCAATTGTAAGCGGCGAGCGCCACTTAAAGCACCGCTGCGTAGTTGTTCAAGGGTATTCAAAATTAACTAATCCATTTTACAAAAACAAAAAGGCCAAACTAAGTTGGCCTTTGATCACGTTTTATTTTTAACGCTTAAAACTCTGCGTTGTGGTAAACGTTTTGTACGTCGTCGCAATCTTCTAGCATAGCTAAAAAGCGCTCCATAACCTCAACATCTTCGCCTTCAATAGGCGCTGCTATTTGTGGTACAAACGAAATTAAATCTTCGTCAAATTCAGTAACGCCCATTTCTTCAAGTGCTGTGCGAGTATTGTTGTACTCAGTATGTGGTGCAAATACAGTTACCTTGCCGTTTTCAACTTCTACGTCGGTTACATCAACATCAGCCATCATTAGTGCTTCAAGTACTGTTTCGTCGTCATCACCGTCAAATACAAAAATTGCAAGGTGATCAAATAAATGCGAAACCGAGTTCTGTGCACCAATTTTAGCGTTAGCTTTAGTAAAGCAAACACGTACATCAGCAAAGGTACGTTTATTGTTGTCGGTTAAACAGTCAACAATAATCATACAGTTACCCGGGCCGTAACCTTCGTAACGTGTGGCTACGTAGTCTTCACCGCCGCCGCCTTTTGCTTTGTCTATTGCGCGGTCAATAACGTGCGCCGGAACTTGGTCTTTTTTAGCGCGCTCAATTAAACGACGTAGCGATAAGTTACCGTCTGGATCGGTACCGCCATTTTTAGCACAAATATAAATTTCTTTACCGTACTTAGAATAAACTTTAGTTTTAGCACCCGCAGTTTTAGCCATTGAATCTTTTTTGTTTTGGTAAGCTCTTCCCATCTGCGTTTCGCCTTTAAATATAAGTATTAAAATAATTTTCAGGGGCATAGTTTAAAGGTAAAAGTGGGGTAGGGCTAGTAACTATTAAATAGGATGAGTTGAGTTTTATACTAAGGGCTATAAAAATAACTGAGCAGAAAAAATATAACCCGCAATGGCGGGTTATATTTAATTGCAATTTAGCGCTCTATTACCAAATGCGTACGCGTTGCTCTTCAGGAAGATACAGCTCATCCCCTGGTTTTACATCAAATGCTTTGTACCATGCGTCGTGGTTACGCGGGGCTTGTGCTCTAAAGCGACCCGGCGCATGCGTGCCACCGCGCAGCTGATTTAACATGCTTTGCTCGGTGCGTTTTTCTTTCCATACTTGTGCCCAAGCAAGAAAGAAACGCTGATCGCCAGTAACACCGTCAATAACCGGTGCTTCTTTACCGTTTAGGCTCAGTTTGTAGGCATGATAAGCCATGGCTAAACCACCCACATCACCAATGTTTTCACCTAGGCTATTACGCCCGTTAACAAAGTTACCTTCGATTGGCTCATACTTATTGTACTGCGCTGCTAACTGGTCGGCTTTTGCGTCAAAAGCGGCGCGATCAGCATCAGTCCACCAGTTACGTTGGATCCCGTTTTCATCTGACTTAGAACCTTGGTCGTCAAAACCATGGCCCATTTCGTGGCCAATTACTGCGCCAATGCCGCCGTAGTTTACTGCTGCGTCGGCATTTGGATCGAAAAATGGTGGTTGTAAAATTGCCGCCGGAAATACAATTTCGTTAAATGAACTGTTGTAGTAAGCGTTAACGCGTTGTGGTGTCATACCCCAACGGTTACGATCTGTTTTTTGCAGCTCTTTTGCAACGCTTTCGGCTTGAAAAAACTCACGCATATTTTTTACGTTGCCGATTAAGTCGTTGTTGCTAATGGTTAAACCCTCGTACGACTGCCATACATCGGGGTAACCAATTTTTGGTACAAATGCAGCCAGTTTAGCGCGCGCATTTACTTTGGTTTCTGCGCCCATCCACTCTAGGTTATCAATACGTTCACCCAATGCGGTACGCAAGTTTTCGACCAGTTCAGACATTTGTTGTTTTGACGACTCAGGAAAATAACGTGCTACGTATATTTTACCAATAGCAAAACCAAGTGAATTGGTGCTCGACATTTCATCTATAGCGCGTTTCCAACGTGGACGCGGCTCTTGCTGACCATTTAACTCTTTACCAAAAAATGCAAAATTGGTATTAAAAATATCTTCAGATAGTAAGTTAGCGTTACCACTTATTGCGTGGTAGGTTAAATAATCTTTCCATACCGCTAAGTCTTCTTGATTGATTAATTCAATCATGGCTTTTATTGGCTCGGGCTGCGATACATTTAACTGCGGTACTTTGTAGCCTGTTTGAGCAAAATATGCATCCCAATTAAAGTCTGGGTAGGCAGTGCTTAGCTCGTCGCGTTTAATTTGATTTAATGTAAGGTCGCGGTTACGGCGCTTTTCGCGTGGCCAATGGCCTTGTGCAATTTTGGTTTCTAGATCTAAAATTGCCTGTGCGCGCTCATTGGCGTTATCTGCATTGGTAAATTTAAGCATGTCGGCAATATGTGCCACATAGGCGCTACGCGTATTAACAAAACGCTCAGAGTCTTCAAGGTAGTATGAACGATCTGGTAAGCCTAAACCGCCAGCACCTAACGACATTTCGTATTTATTAGGATCTAAGCGGTTAAACCACATGCCACCACCAAGCGGGGCTTTAACACCGGTTAACCAAGACTGACCAAACATTTTGGCTAAATCGTCGGTTGATGATATTTCACTTATTTGTGTTAAAAGCGGCTTAATTGGTGTTACGCCTAGCTTATTAAGTGCTGCGGTGTTCATGTAGGCGTTGTAAAAGTCGGCTACTAGTTTTTCATCAGCATCTAAATCTTTACGCGCGGCAATTTCTTCAATAATTACTTTAACGCGGTCTTCGCTGCGCTCGGCCAATGCCGAAAATGCGCCATAGCGGGTTTTATCAGCAGGCATGCTGTAATTGTCATACCAAGTGCCACTGGCGTACATAAAAAAATCGTCGCCTGGTTTAACCGCTTCGTTACGTGCAGCTAAATCAACACCAAAACTACCCAGCTCTGCTTTTGTTGTTGCGGCTATTGGTGCAGTAGGTGCTGGTTGTACTTGTGTTTTTGTTGTTTGTGGCTCTGAGCAGCCGGTAATAAATGTGGCTGCTAATGCAGCTGCAATTAAACTCTTTTTCATTATGTTCCCCTGAGCTTTCACTCTGTTTAATTAATATTTTTGTTATTGTAAATATTATCTTAACCTAGGTTCAGGTTATTTTAGTAATTGTTGTTTATAAGAGGCTGCTAAACAAACCTTTTGAGGTGAATCACCCTAGAGGTCGATAAAATAGCAAATAAAGCCTTTATACGAGCAATTTTAATGGTTTATGTGTTTTTTGCTTGTTCTTGCTGCAATTGCCACATTTGTGCATATTGGCCGTTAAGGGCTAGCAACTCAGAATGTGTGCCTTGCTCAAGTAGCTCACCTTTATGCAATACTAAAATATTATCGGCATCAATTATGGTTGATAAGCGATGGGCAATCACTATGCTGGTATGGTTTTGTGTGACAGCGCGCATAGCCGTTAAAATAGCTTGCTCGGCATGCGAGTCAAGGGCTGAGGTGGCTTCGTCAAAAATTAAAATAGGCGATTTTTTTAAGATTGCGCGGGCAATGGCTATGCGTTGTTTTTCGCCGCCCGACACTTTTAAACCACGCTCGCCTACTAAGGTTTTATCGCCTTTATCAAGGCTGTTTATAAACGCTGTTAAATGCGCCATAGCAATGGCTTGATCTATTTCGGCCTCGCTGGCTGTTGGCCTGCCATAAGCAATGTTTTCGCGTATTGAGGTATTAAATAGCACGGTATCTTGCGGCACTATGGCTATAGCTTGGCGTAAACTGTGCAAAGTTACGGTGTTTATAGGTTGCTTATCTATAGTGATATTACCTGACGACACCTCATAAAAACGATACAAGAGCCTAGCTAATGAGCTTTTCCCTGCGCCACTTGCTCCGACTATTGCTACTTTAGTACCGGGTTTTACGCTAAAGCTAACATTGTTAAGAATAGGGCGGTTAGCATCGTAACTAAAGCTTACATTGTTAAAGCTCACTTCACCTTTAGTGAGGGTAAGTAGCTGTGATGCAGGGGTGTCGGTAATTTGTGGTTTTTTGTTGAGCAGCCCAAGCATGTTTTCAAGGTCGGTAAGGGCGCGTCTTATTTCGCGATATACAAAGCCTAAAAAGTTAAGCGGTAAAAACAGTTGGATCATATACGCGTTTATCATTACGAGTTCACCAATGCTAAGTGTACCGGTTACTACTTCGCTTGAGCCTAGCCACATAAGTGCGGTAATGGCGCTGGCTATAATTAACGCCTGCCCGGAGTTTAGTGCCAATAACGACATGCGGTTTTTTAATCGGGCTTTTTCCCAGCGCGCTAAAAAGGTGTCGTAGGTGCTGGCTTCAAACTCTTCATTGTTAAAGTATTTTACTGTTTCGTAGTTTAATAAGCTGTCGATAGCGCGGGTATTACTTAAGTTGTCGGCGGTGTTAGCTTCGCGAATAAAGCGATTTCGCCACTGAGTTACGGTTACTGTAAAGGTAATATATATGGCAACGGCAAGTAGGGTTATAAGCGCAAACCAGATAGAAAACAAAGTGCCAAAAATTAATGCCACGGTAAGAATTTCAAATAGAGTAGGGACAATGTTAAACATTAAAAATCGCATTAAAAAGCTCAAACCGCTGGTGCCACGCTCTATGTCGCGGCTTATGCCACCGGTTTGCCTATCTAAATGAAAAGCCAGTTCAAGCGAATGCAAATGCTTAAACACTTTTAGGCCTATATCGCGCATGGCATGCTCGGTAACTCGCGAAAAAACCGCATCGCGTATTTCACCTAAAAATACACTGGCAAAGCGCAGCGCACCGTACATAATAAGCAGTAGGGTAGGTATAAAAAGCACAGGGTGAATAGACTTATCAACGCTATCAATAATTTCTTTTAGTGCCCACGGCATAAGTAAAGTAGCGCCTTTAGCGCCTACCAACGCCATAGCTGCAATAAAAACTCGCCCTTTAAATTGTGTTATATACGGCCAAAGTGTTTTTATACTTTGGCGCAGGTTCATTGCGTCGGGGCGTTTTACTGAGCTTTGTTTAGAGCGCATGAGTGATCTCGGTTTTTATAGTGGGTATAAATTGCTGTGAATTTAATTTTGCGTAAAACTAAATACTTAATTTGACTATTGTATTTTAAATAGCTGCCCTTATATACTAGTAACCCTTAATTAAAGTTTGAAAATTAATGTTTAAATTTCGTTTGTTTTTAACTGCATTTTTGCTTATTACTGCACTTTTTAGTGCATGTAGCGAAGCCGCGCCAGTTAAACAAGATTTAAACACTGCAAATTCCACTTTAATATCTACTGCTTTTTCAGCAGAAAATTTCTTATTAGATGCTACTTCATTAGGTAATGTTTCATTAGACATAAGTCATCCCTCCATATTAGTTAAAGTATTGCATGCTAAACAACAAACTAAGCCTGATAAAACAGCGTTTGCGGCACTGCAATCTAGGCTAACTGCCAGTAATTCATCGTTGTTTTTATTTAGTGCGCAAACCGAGCCTGAATACGATGTTATTTATGAGTTTTTTATTCATACGCTTGCAAGGCAGTTTTATTTACAACCTAAAGCTATAAACACAGCACTACCTTGGTACACGGTTGTTTCTAATAGTAAAAAGTCTCGTATTAGTGGCTGGAAAGAAGCTAATTTACTTTACAGGGCTACCAACACTCACCACGCTTAATTTCCTTATTTAATAATTAATAGGTTTTAACTT includes the following:
- a CDS encoding LacI family DNA-binding transcriptional regulator, with product MKKVTINSVASYAGVSKKTVSRVLNNEPNVSAATREKVLKVFKELDYTPNPIARGLAQNRSFIIGCIYDNPSKSYITRVQTGALAACQENNYNLLIHPCELRGEALINNIDQLLQSSRLDGIVLTPPFSDFAELVDFLKSKQIPYARVASAVLEDDSISVRSNDEQGAFEITEHLITLGHKSIAFIKGHPDHSATEQRFKGYRRALASHGIEFEERLVEEGNFSYHSGVDSARSILDLSPRPTAVFASNDYMAAAALKLATQRSLRVPDDISIAGFDNAPIARHIWPGLTTIAQPVEEMTKQAVTQLIAHIIQPQEVAYQVTLEARLITRESTAQVK
- the edd gene encoding phosphogluconate dehydratase → MLHPRIQEVTERIITRSKATRQAYLDRISHAKKQTRVRAGLGCGNIAHVMAACSTDDKARLKADEQPNLAIINSYNDMLSAHVPYKDYPDLIKSIATKYDATAQVAGGVPAMCDGVTQGRDGMELSLFSRDVIAMSTAISLSHDVFDGVFCLGVCDKIVPGLLIGALSFGHLPVFFLPAGPMQSGIPNKEKARIRQKFAQGLVSREDLLEAESASYHSAGTCTFYGTANSNQMLMEIMGLHLPGSSFINPYTELRDGLTGNAVETMLKQLTDDKDSPCLADVISEKTIVNGLVGLLSTGGSTNHAIHIVAIAKAAGIQITWKDMSDLSAEVPLLTRIYPNGSADVNHFQAAGGMGFLMRELASAGYLHIDVKTMLGDGLAPYMTEPRLDKDNSLIMSDATGPSKIKWVACPDNSHDEDVLRPVSNPFSKQGGLQLLTGNLGKAVIKVSAVAIEHQVVTAPAKVFSSQGELQDAYSRGELNQDFIAVLKEQGPKAKGMPELHKLTPVMATLQDQGFKVAIVTDGRMSGASGKVPAAIHLAPEAVEGGIIAKIHEGDLVTLDAPNGILKVHVSDEELAKRELQLSLPSLTFGTGRELFTGFRNIVSSADLGASAFGIEE
- the glk gene encoding glucokinase, which gives rise to MSLHSSAQFDPILVADIGGTNARFALITAFDAVKNEFVIEYNHTFPSADFGSLQNATRHYLSTVPHIKPVRACLAVAGPIKAGQVHLTNLGWHFSVSEFKQAFSFSQLEIINDFAAFAYAAPYLDSKQNVVIKAGQADENSNIAVMGPGTGFGAACLVRTAQSSAVLSSEGGHISLAAVTDLDAKLLIELRKDHPHVSLETVFSGPGIAHLYKAMAAVNGITAKHLDAAQISNLANTGECEVCDATLNQFCDWLGSAAGDLALAYGALGGLFIGGGILPRMQSRLLESRFVERFSQKGIMSQYNGQVPVTLVTQDNIPLIGAAACLHNSKQE
- a CDS encoding leucine-rich repeat-containing protein kinase family protein codes for the protein MNTLEQLRSGALSGARRLQLVEDLTDFPKEIFTLADTLEVLDLSNNNLSDLPAEFASLTRLKRVFLSFNQFKHIPAVLAQCPALIMIAFKGNQISEFAQHSLPLTTQWLILTDNRIEQLPESFGELKQLRKLALAGNRLHTLPSSMQQCTNLELVRLSANNLTHLDNWLFELPKLTWLAFAGNTFNKAQCLTKSSLENKPLSDYTLQQVIGQGASGVIHLAKAADKAVAIKLFKGAITSDGYPLDEVNCCLQANEHANLIKVLAYIEQDKQLGLVMELIDNSFSNLGLPPSLQTCTRDTFADGCNYSSQAIYKIVQQMASTLQHLHANKVSHGDVYAHNTMVNQDANVLFGDFGAATNLAMLSEYQRQQMQLIEVRALGCLIDDLLSVCSDNNAIAVKLAQLAKQCMTTDIIQRPTLSQLSTQLTTQL
- the gap gene encoding type I glyceraldehyde-3-phosphate dehydrogenase, translating into MINVAINGYGRIGRNVLRALYESAQNNEIKIVAINDLAPANVNAHLTQFDSVHGQFSHKVTLADNTMLIGDDVITLTQERDPANLPWKALDVDIVLECTGLFTTREAAAKHITAGAKKVIVSAPGKDMDATVVHGVNSEVLNAQSQIISNASCTTNCLAPIAKAINDTVGIEQGSMTTIHAYTNDQNLSDVYHPDLYRARSATQSMIPTKTGAAAAVGLVLPELAGKLDGMSVRVPTINVSLVDFTFIAKRDTSIEEINAIMKEASTGSMKDILQYNELPLVSIDFNHNPASCVFDSTQTRANGKLVKVMAWYDNEWGFSNRMLDQVKALGKFF
- the eda gene encoding bifunctional 4-hydroxy-2-oxoglutarate aldolase/2-dehydro-3-deoxy-phosphogluconate aldolase, producing the protein MSIEKILASAPVVPVVVIEKLEDAAPLARALYNGGLKALEITLRTPIAAEAVKLMKAAVPEAYVGTGTVVDKASFDASLAAGADFMVSPGVSDELLELIKTSDIPFLPGAATPSEVMKLASHGFKYLKFFPAEAAGGTAMLKSIGGPLPDITFCPTGGITLATAPNYLALNNVICVGGTWMLDKQLIENKDWQAIEALARQACEVNRSQK